One Calonectris borealis chromosome 16, bCalBor7.hap1.2, whole genome shotgun sequence DNA window includes the following coding sequences:
- the PLD6 gene encoding mitochondrial cardiolipin hydrolase, with protein sequence MWAAGAQRRAALALAAAGLALALALAAWRRRRPVREVLFFPSRPSCIEALLAEAAGPGAAARPCPCPLPRGDCSLSRLLRRLLSARRSLELCLFAFSSPQLGRAVQLLHRRGVRVRVVTDAQYMGLQGSQIGLLRHAGIQVRHDQESGYMHHKFAIVDRRMLITGSLNWTTQAIQNNRENVLVVEDAEYVKPFLDEFERIWEEYNPINYRFFSKDNK encoded by the exons ATGTGGGCGGCGGGCGCGCAGCGGCGGGCGGCCctggcgctggcggcggcggggctggccctggcgctggcgctggcggcctggcggcggcggcggcccgtaCGCGAGGTGCTCTTCTTCCCCTCGCGGCCCAGCTGCATCGAGGCGCTGCTGGccgaggcggcggggcccggcgcggcggcccggccctgcccctgcccgctgccgcgCGGCGACTGCTCCCTCAGCCGCCTCCTGCGGCGCCTGCTCTCCGCCCGCCGCTCCCTGGAGCTCTGCCTCTTCGCCTTCTCCAGCCCGCAGCTGGGCCGCGCCGTCCAGCTCCTCCACCGCCGCGGCGTCCGCGTCCGCGTCGTCACCGACGCGCAGTACATGGGGCTCCAGGGCTCCCAGATCGGCCTCCTCCGGCACGCCG GGATCCAGGTGCGCCATGACCAGGAGAGCGGTTACATGCACCACAAGTTCGCTATCGTGGACAGGAGGATGCTCATCACAGGCTCCCTCAACTGGACCACCCAAGCTATCCAGAACAACCGGGAGAACGTGCTGGTCGTGGAAGACGCTGAGTATGTGAAGCCTTTTCTGGATGAGTTTGAAAGGATTTGGGAAGAGTACAACCCCATcaactacagatttttttccaaagacaatAAATGA
- the FLCN gene encoding folliculin isoform X1: MNAIVALCHFCELHGPRTLFCTEVLHSPLPQGASSGDISGQNEQAEEEEGGIQMSSRIRSHSPAEGASADSSSPGPKKSDMCEGCRSLAGGHPGYVSHDKETSIKYVSHQHPNHPQLFSIVRQACVRSLSCEVCPGREGPIFFGDEQHGFVFSHTFFIKDSLARGFQRWYSIITIMMDRIYLINSWPFLLGKIRGIIDELQGKALKVFEAEQYGCPQRAQRMNTAFTPFLHQRNGNAARSLTSLTNDENLWACLHTSFAWLLKACGSRLTEKLLEGAPTEDTLVQMEKLAGEREVSRAGRPSENALDDLKEESEGWDGSEEEEKPSSQPDVVEGQELSKCSPETSLMPDCNSWNVAHRRLSVFRSLRHMRQVLGASAFRMLAWHVLMGNQVIWKARDMDLVQSAFDVLRTMLPVGCVRIIPYSDQYEEAYRCNFLGLSPHVQIPSHILSSEFAVLVEVRTATRSSLYPTLFDDEQSLNKYEFVVTSGSPVAADRVGPTILNKIEAALTNQNLSVDVVDQCLVCLKEEWMNKVKVLFKFTKVDSRPKEDTQKLLSILGAAEEDNVKLLKFWMTGLSKTYKSHLMSTVRSPTSSESRN, translated from the exons ATGAATGCTATTGTTGCCCTCTGCCATTTTTGTGAGCTCCACGGTCCTCGCACCCTCTTTTGTACTGAGGTTCTACATTCACCGCTTCCCCAAGGCGCAAGCAGCGGGGACATCTCTGGGCAGAATGagcaagcagaagaggaagaaggtggcATTCAGATGAGCAGTCGGATCCGCTCACACAGCCCAGCAGAAGGTGCCAGCGCCGACTCCAGCAGCCCAGGGCCAAAGAAGTCAGACATGTGTGAG GGTTGCCGCTCTCTTGCAGGAGGACATCCTGGATATGTCAGCCACGACAAAGAAACTTCAATCAAGTACGTCAGTCACCAACACCCAAACCACCCCCAACTGTTCAGCATCGTGCGCCAGGCCTGTGTTCGCAGTCTGAGCTGTGAG GTCTGCCCAGGACGTGAAGGCCCTATTTTTTTCGGAGATGAACAGCATGGTTTTGTGTTCAGCCACACCTTCTTTATCAAAGACAGCCTGGCTCGAGGTTTCCAGCGCTGGTACAGCATCATCACTATTATGATGGACCGGATTTACCTCATCAACTCCTGGCCTTTCTTGTTGGGAAAAATCAGAGGCATCATTGATGAGCTTCAGGGCAAGGCACTTAAG GTGTTCGAAGCAGAGCAGTACGGGTGCCCTCAGCGCGCCCAGCGGATGAACACGGCCTTTACTCCCTTCCTGCACCAGCGGAACGGGAATGCAGCCCGCTCCTTAACGTCACTGACCAACGATGAAAACCTGTGGGCATGTTTGCATACTTCCTTTGCTTG GCTTTTGAAAGCTTGTGGCAGCCGACTTACAGAGAAGCTTCTGGAGGGAGCACCAACAGAAGACACCCTCGTTCAGATGGAAAAACTTGCAGGTGAGAGAGAAGTTTCCAGAGCTGGAAGACCCTCTGAGAATGCTTTAGATG ACCTGAAAGAAGAGTCAGAAGGCTGGGATGGTTCCGAGGAAGAAGAGAAACCTTCTTCCCAGCCAGATGTTGTGGAAGGGCAGGAGCTATCTAAATGCTCACCTGAAACATCTCTGATGCCAGATTGCAACAGCTGGAATGTAGCTCACAGACGATTGTCTGTCTTTCGCTCTCTCAGGCACATGAGACAG gttcttgGGGCATCAGCATTCCGCATGCTGGCTTGGCATGTTCTGATGGGGAACCAGGTCATCTGGAAAGCTCGAGACATGGATCTTGTCCAGTCTGCTTTTGATGTGCTACGG ACCATGCTGCCTGTTGGTTGTGTGCGGATCATCCCCTACAGTGACCAGTATGAAGAGGCGTATCGGTGTAACTTCCTAGGGCTTAGCCCACACGTCCAAATCCCATCCCACATACTGTCATCTG AGTTTGCGGTCCTTGTGGAAGTTCGCACTGCTACCCGGTCCAGTCTCTACCCAACCCTGTTTGATGATGAGCAGTCCCTCAACAAGTACGAGTTTGTTGTCACCAGCGGTAGCCCTGTTGCAGCAGATCGAG TTGGCCCTACAATCTTGAACAAGATCGAAGCTGCCCTCACCAACCAGAACCTTTCTGTAGATGTTGTGGATCAGTGCCTTGTTTGCCTGAAGGAGGAGTGGATGAA TAAAGTGAAGGTCCTCTTTAAATTCACTAAAGTGGACAGCAGACCCAAGGAGGATACCCAAAAACTGCTGAGCATTctgggagctgcagaggaggacAACGTCAAACTTCTCAAGTTCTGGATGACTGGCCTGAGCAAGACGTACAAGTCCCACCTGATGTCAACAGTTCGCAGCCCAACGTCCTCAGAGTCCCGGAACTAA
- the FLCN gene encoding folliculin isoform X2, protein MNAIVALCHFCELHGPRTLFCTEVLHSPLPQGASSGDISGQNEQAEEEEGGIQMSSRIRSHSPAEGASADSSSPGPKKSDMCEGCRSLAGGHPGYVSHDKETSIKYVSHQHPNHPQLFSIVRQACVRSLSCEVCPGREGPIFFGDEQHGFVFSHTFFIKDSLARGFQRWYSIITIMMDRIYLINSWPFLLGKIRGIIDELQGKALKVFEAEQYGCPQRAQRMNTAFTPFLHQRNGNAARSLTSLTNDENLWACLHTSFAWLLKACGSRLTEKLLEGAPTEDTLVQMEKLADLKEESEGWDGSEEEEKPSSQPDVVEGQELSKCSPETSLMPDCNSWNVAHRRLSVFRSLRHMRQVLGASAFRMLAWHVLMGNQVIWKARDMDLVQSAFDVLRTMLPVGCVRIIPYSDQYEEAYRCNFLGLSPHVQIPSHILSSEFAVLVEVRTATRSSLYPTLFDDEQSLNKYEFVVTSGSPVAADRVGPTILNKIEAALTNQNLSVDVVDQCLVCLKEEWMNKVKVLFKFTKVDSRPKEDTQKLLSILGAAEEDNVKLLKFWMTGLSKTYKSHLMSTVRSPTSSESRN, encoded by the exons ATGAATGCTATTGTTGCCCTCTGCCATTTTTGTGAGCTCCACGGTCCTCGCACCCTCTTTTGTACTGAGGTTCTACATTCACCGCTTCCCCAAGGCGCAAGCAGCGGGGACATCTCTGGGCAGAATGagcaagcagaagaggaagaaggtggcATTCAGATGAGCAGTCGGATCCGCTCACACAGCCCAGCAGAAGGTGCCAGCGCCGACTCCAGCAGCCCAGGGCCAAAGAAGTCAGACATGTGTGAG GGTTGCCGCTCTCTTGCAGGAGGACATCCTGGATATGTCAGCCACGACAAAGAAACTTCAATCAAGTACGTCAGTCACCAACACCCAAACCACCCCCAACTGTTCAGCATCGTGCGCCAGGCCTGTGTTCGCAGTCTGAGCTGTGAG GTCTGCCCAGGACGTGAAGGCCCTATTTTTTTCGGAGATGAACAGCATGGTTTTGTGTTCAGCCACACCTTCTTTATCAAAGACAGCCTGGCTCGAGGTTTCCAGCGCTGGTACAGCATCATCACTATTATGATGGACCGGATTTACCTCATCAACTCCTGGCCTTTCTTGTTGGGAAAAATCAGAGGCATCATTGATGAGCTTCAGGGCAAGGCACTTAAG GTGTTCGAAGCAGAGCAGTACGGGTGCCCTCAGCGCGCCCAGCGGATGAACACGGCCTTTACTCCCTTCCTGCACCAGCGGAACGGGAATGCAGCCCGCTCCTTAACGTCACTGACCAACGATGAAAACCTGTGGGCATGTTTGCATACTTCCTTTGCTTG GCTTTTGAAAGCTTGTGGCAGCCGACTTACAGAGAAGCTTCTGGAGGGAGCACCAACAGAAGACACCCTCGTTCAGATGGAAAAACTTGCAG ACCTGAAAGAAGAGTCAGAAGGCTGGGATGGTTCCGAGGAAGAAGAGAAACCTTCTTCCCAGCCAGATGTTGTGGAAGGGCAGGAGCTATCTAAATGCTCACCTGAAACATCTCTGATGCCAGATTGCAACAGCTGGAATGTAGCTCACAGACGATTGTCTGTCTTTCGCTCTCTCAGGCACATGAGACAG gttcttgGGGCATCAGCATTCCGCATGCTGGCTTGGCATGTTCTGATGGGGAACCAGGTCATCTGGAAAGCTCGAGACATGGATCTTGTCCAGTCTGCTTTTGATGTGCTACGG ACCATGCTGCCTGTTGGTTGTGTGCGGATCATCCCCTACAGTGACCAGTATGAAGAGGCGTATCGGTGTAACTTCCTAGGGCTTAGCCCACACGTCCAAATCCCATCCCACATACTGTCATCTG AGTTTGCGGTCCTTGTGGAAGTTCGCACTGCTACCCGGTCCAGTCTCTACCCAACCCTGTTTGATGATGAGCAGTCCCTCAACAAGTACGAGTTTGTTGTCACCAGCGGTAGCCCTGTTGCAGCAGATCGAG TTGGCCCTACAATCTTGAACAAGATCGAAGCTGCCCTCACCAACCAGAACCTTTCTGTAGATGTTGTGGATCAGTGCCTTGTTTGCCTGAAGGAGGAGTGGATGAA TAAAGTGAAGGTCCTCTTTAAATTCACTAAAGTGGACAGCAGACCCAAGGAGGATACCCAAAAACTGCTGAGCATTctgggagctgcagaggaggacAACGTCAAACTTCTCAAGTTCTGGATGACTGGCCTGAGCAAGACGTACAAGTCCCACCTGATGTCAACAGTTCGCAGCCCAACGTCCTCAGAGTCCCGGAACTAA